A section of the Agrococcus sp. SGAir0287 genome encodes:
- a CDS encoding Y-family DNA polymerase produces the protein MSTRRIAVVRVPDWSVVVARAAGELPGGVPVATEHQHRIVACDDLARAAGVRVGQRVRDAQAGAPSLVLASADAVGEALAFAHVIRAVESVVPGVQGLGDGALALPMRGAARFYGGEREAVAAIVVALAPLGLRVRVGVADDRFTAELAERAATADADAVGAEAAPPHPARRDVHAREAAGAHDARRPAPEHIPPAAAADRIPALPSTPTCIVEPGGSRAFLAPVPVTVLGGELAGMLLRLGLRTLGDLAALPDASVRDRFGAEGLRDLQRARGLDDRRVEPGSEHPPDALAMEFEPGIEGAEELGFALQARADAYVAELASRRLVVAEVRILLRADLGGISERTWRKPGFFRARDVVDRARWQLVESGLDSALVEVRITPERLERDTEHMPGLWGGRGVDERTRGVIERLQGVLGREGVVVASLGGGRLLAERGVLTPWGDAVAEPREGPWPGSLPEPRPATVFRPPQPVTLLDADGATVVADERIREPVWFRSPAGDRRRVAAWAGPWPLRMRAGAHVESLARLQVVDGAGDAWVLLGDEAGWRAEGRYD, from the coding sequence GTGAGCACCCGACGCATCGCCGTCGTGCGCGTGCCCGACTGGTCGGTGGTCGTCGCGCGTGCCGCGGGCGAGCTGCCCGGCGGCGTGCCGGTGGCGACGGAGCATCAGCACCGCATCGTGGCGTGCGACGACCTCGCGCGGGCGGCGGGCGTGCGCGTCGGGCAGCGGGTGCGCGATGCGCAGGCGGGCGCGCCGTCGCTCGTGCTCGCGTCCGCCGACGCCGTGGGGGAGGCGCTCGCGTTCGCCCATGTCATCCGCGCCGTCGAGTCGGTCGTGCCGGGCGTGCAGGGGCTCGGCGACGGCGCGCTCGCGCTGCCGATGCGCGGCGCGGCGCGCTTCTACGGCGGCGAGCGGGAGGCGGTCGCGGCGATCGTCGTCGCCCTCGCGCCGCTCGGGCTGCGCGTGCGCGTGGGCGTCGCCGACGACCGGTTCACGGCCGAGCTCGCCGAGCGGGCGGCGACGGCCGATGCGGATGCGGTGGGCGCGGAGGCGGCGCCACCGCACCCCGCGCGGCGAGATGTGCACGCGCGCGAGGCGGCAGGCGCGCATGACGCTCGCCGACCCGCTCCAGAGCACATCCCACCGGCCGCCGCGGCCGACCGGATCCCGGCGCTGCCTTCCACGCCCACGTGCATCGTCGAGCCCGGAGGCTCGCGCGCCTTCCTCGCGCCCGTGCCGGTGACGGTGCTGGGAGGCGAGCTCGCGGGCATGCTGCTGCGGCTCGGGCTGCGCACGCTCGGCGACCTCGCGGCGCTGCCGGACGCGAGCGTGCGCGATCGCTTCGGGGCCGAAGGGCTGCGCGACCTGCAGCGTGCCCGCGGCCTCGACGACCGGCGCGTCGAGCCGGGGTCCGAGCATCCGCCCGACGCGCTCGCGATGGAGTTCGAGCCGGGCATCGAGGGCGCGGAGGAGCTCGGGTTCGCGCTGCAGGCGCGCGCCGACGCCTACGTGGCCGAGCTCGCCTCCCGGCGCCTCGTCGTCGCCGAGGTGCGCATCCTGCTGCGCGCCGACCTCGGCGGCATCAGCGAGCGGACGTGGCGCAAGCCCGGCTTCTTCCGCGCGCGCGACGTCGTCGACCGTGCGCGCTGGCAGCTCGTGGAGAGCGGCCTCGACAGCGCGCTCGTGGAGGTGCGCATCACGCCGGAGCGGCTCGAGCGCGACACCGAGCACATGCCCGGCCTCTGGGGTGGGCGCGGCGTCGACGAGCGCACGCGCGGCGTCATCGAGCGGTTGCAGGGCGTGCTGGGGCGCGAGGGCGTCGTCGTCGCGAGCCTCGGCGGTGGGCGGCTGCTCGCCGAGCGCGGCGTGCTCACGCCGTGGGGGGATGCGGTCGCCGAGCCGCGCGAGGGGCCGTGGCCGGGATCGCTGCCCGAGCCGCGACCTGCGACGGTGTTCCGTCCGCCGCAGCCGGTGACGCTGCTCGATGCCGACGGCGCGACCGTGGTGGCCGACGAGCGCATCCGCGAGCCCGTGTGGTTCCGCTCGCCGGCGGGCGACCGTCGCCGCGTCGCTGCATGGGCGGGGCCGTGGCCGCTGCGCATGCGCGCGGGCGCTCATGTCGAGTCGCTCGCGCGCCTGCAGGTCGTCGACGGCGCCGGGGATGCGTGGGTGCTGCTGGGCGACGAGGCCGGCTGGCGCGCGGAGGGGCGGTACGACTGA
- a CDS encoding 4-alpha-glucanotransferase, which produces MLPERASGIQLHLTSLPDGRLGASARRFVDWLADAGQTVWQVLPLTVPDAFGSPYASPSAFAANPALLEHPDAPVSQDEVRAFAERHAYWAPSWVAHGGDLADQVRVDREWGALRAYARERGVMILGDVPIYVAQGGADVAAWPEYFRDDAVAGVPPDAYAATGQLWGNPLYDWDALAADGYRWWIERLRRTFDLYDLVRIDHFRAFSDFWAVPAGDATAERGVWEPGPGRAMFDAATAELGPLPVLAEDLGDIDQPVLDLRDALGFPGMAVLQFAFEGDATSPHEPANLTREQVVYTGTHDNDTVVGWWTTLPRSRRRAARHAMRAAGARWSTRRREPSWGLIEVAQHAPSRLAVAQAQDVLGLGSEARMNTPGTASTWGWRMDADALTSAHASRLRAISTAAGRV; this is translated from the coding sequence GTGCTCCCCGAACGCGCCAGCGGCATCCAGCTGCACCTGACGTCCCTGCCGGACGGACGCCTCGGCGCGTCCGCACGCCGCTTCGTCGACTGGCTCGCCGACGCCGGGCAGACCGTCTGGCAGGTGCTGCCGCTCACGGTGCCGGATGCGTTCGGCTCGCCGTACGCCTCGCCGTCGGCGTTCGCGGCGAACCCCGCGCTGCTCGAGCATCCGGATGCGCCCGTGAGCCAGGACGAGGTGCGCGCGTTCGCCGAGCGGCACGCCTACTGGGCACCGTCGTGGGTGGCGCACGGCGGCGATCTCGCCGACCAGGTGCGCGTCGACCGCGAGTGGGGCGCCCTGCGCGCCTATGCGCGCGAGCGCGGCGTCATGATCCTCGGCGACGTGCCCATCTACGTCGCGCAAGGCGGCGCCGACGTGGCCGCGTGGCCGGAGTACTTCCGCGACGACGCCGTCGCGGGCGTACCGCCGGACGCCTACGCCGCGACGGGGCAGCTGTGGGGCAACCCGCTCTACGACTGGGATGCGCTCGCCGCCGACGGCTACCGCTGGTGGATCGAGCGACTGCGGCGCACCTTCGACCTCTACGACCTCGTGCGCATCGACCACTTCCGCGCGTTCAGCGACTTCTGGGCGGTGCCCGCAGGCGATGCGACAGCCGAGCGCGGCGTCTGGGAGCCCGGCCCGGGTCGTGCGATGTTCGACGCCGCGACGGCCGAGCTCGGCCCGCTGCCCGTGCTCGCCGAGGACCTCGGCGACATCGATCAGCCGGTGCTCGACCTGCGCGACGCGCTCGGCTTCCCCGGCATGGCCGTGCTGCAGTTCGCGTTCGAGGGCGATGCGACGAGCCCGCACGAGCCGGCGAACCTGACGCGCGAGCAGGTCGTCTACACCGGCACCCACGACAACGACACCGTCGTCGGCTGGTGGACGACGCTGCCACGGTCGCGGCGCCGTGCTGCGCGGCATGCGATGCGCGCGGCGGGCGCCCGGTGGTCGACGAGGCGGCGCGAGCCATCGTGGGGTCTCATCGAGGTGGCGCAGCACGCGCCGAGCAGGCTCGCGGTGGCCCAGGCGCAGGATGTGCTCGGCCTCGGCTCCGAGGCGCGCATGAACACGCCCGGCACCGCCTCGACGTGGGGCTGGCGGATGGATGCGGATGCGCTGACGAGCGCGCACGCGAGCCGGCTGCGCGCCATCTCGACGGCAGCCGGCCGCGTGTGA